From a region of the Geothrix sp. 21YS21S-2 genome:
- a CDS encoding alpha/beta fold hydrolase yields MNIRFFGCLALTLALLLPGCKGSDGPMGPTGASGTNGTNGTNGTNGTNIGTIGEGAVVVAGVLPADPQESIYVRKVGHGPQTIVLVPGNNTSGAIFEGMLDHFRSNMDLNDAYTVYTFDYRGSGHSSYNRKITGLRDFALDFEKAMGQLTGFPASGVTLVGYSMGFGVALEMVIANPARYANVVSLTGIGTRGVRVSFNAGQAGTDSTGKVWAAGDWVTVTNDTAGMVGAGFQQRSWQGDQRTFANIQATWNLVVFEDILKYDITKAFTPGAVTDTTFTTDLNYTNALLDGLTIQYMPESLYFSHKFNVSPLNVVNTAANADGTTVTIPGDGRLGTLLTGKKTLLVKAVTDFANWRGDQVIYDNYTATTKYDLKHAGATCSAVMIDANQGYDHGFPVAHPLEVVRLLDTFIKGNLTPATASAALGGATLTLYPTTETTWETATFTGF; encoded by the coding sequence ATGAATATAAGATTTTTCGGTTGTTTGGCCCTGACCCTGGCCCTGCTCCTGCCAGGGTGCAAGGGGTCGGACGGGCCCATGGGACCGACCGGCGCCAGCGGCACCAACGGCACCAACGGAACCAACGGGACCAACGGCACCAACATCGGGACCATCGGCGAGGGCGCGGTGGTCGTGGCCGGCGTCCTGCCTGCGGATCCCCAGGAGAGCATCTACGTGCGCAAGGTCGGGCACGGCCCCCAGACCATCGTGCTGGTGCCCGGCAACAACACCTCGGGCGCCATCTTCGAGGGCATGCTGGACCACTTCAGGTCGAACATGGACCTGAACGACGCCTACACGGTGTACACGTTCGACTACCGCGGCAGCGGCCACTCCAGCTACAACAGGAAGATCACCGGCCTCCGGGATTTCGCCCTGGACTTCGAGAAGGCCATGGGCCAGCTCACGGGCTTCCCCGCCTCCGGCGTGACGCTGGTGGGCTATTCCATGGGCTTCGGCGTCGCCCTGGAGATGGTGATCGCCAACCCGGCCCGCTACGCCAACGTCGTCAGCCTCACGGGCATCGGCACGCGCGGCGTGCGGGTCAGCTTCAACGCGGGCCAGGCCGGAACGGATTCCACCGGCAAGGTCTGGGCGGCCGGCGACTGGGTCACCGTCACCAACGACACCGCCGGCATGGTCGGGGCCGGCTTCCAGCAGCGCTCCTGGCAGGGCGACCAGCGCACCTTCGCCAACATCCAGGCCACCTGGAACCTGGTGGTCTTCGAGGACATCCTCAAGTACGACATCACCAAGGCCTTCACGCCCGGGGCCGTGACCGACACCACGTTCACCACCGACCTGAACTACACCAACGCCCTGCTGGACGGCCTCACCATCCAGTACATGCCCGAGTCGCTGTACTTCAGCCACAAGTTCAACGTCTCGCCCCTGAACGTCGTCAACACCGCGGCCAACGCCGACGGCACCACCGTCACGATCCCCGGCGACGGGCGCCTGGGCACCCTCCTCACCGGGAAGAAGACGCTGCTGGTCAAGGCCGTCACGGATTTCGCGAACTGGCGGGGCGACCAGGTGATCTACGACAACTACACCGCGACCACGAAGTACGACCTCAAGCATGCCGGCGCCACCTGCAGCGCGGTCATGATCGACGCCAACCAGGGCTACGACCACGGGTTCCCCGTCGCCCACCCCCTGGAGGTGGTGCGCCTCCTCGACACCTTCATCAAGGGCAACCTCACCCCGGCCACCGCCTCCGCGGCGCTGGGCGGCGCGACCCTCACGCTCTATCCCACGACGGAGACCACCTGGGAGACGGCCACGTTCACGGGATTCTAG